A genomic segment from Pseudomonas sp. S09G 359 encodes:
- a CDS encoding L-serine ammonia-lyase encodes MSLSVFDLFKIGIGPSSSHTVGPMRAAARFVEGLKRDNLLGATTGIKVELYGSLGATGKGHGSDKAVLLGLEGEHPDTVNTETVATRLAQMRKDGRLNLLGEHSIAFNEKEHLAMIRKPLAYHPNGMIFRAFDAANIQIRSREYYSVGGGFVVDEDAAGADRIVEDATPLTFPFKHAKDLLGHCTTYGLSISQVMLTNESAWRPEAETRAGLLKIWQVMQDCVDAGCRNEGILPGGLKVKRRAAALHRQLCKHPESALRDPLSVLDWVNLYALAVNEENANGGRVVTAPTNGAAGIVPAVLHYYMRFIPGANEDGVVRFLLTAAAIGILYKENASISGAEVGCQGEVGVACSMAAGALCEVLGGTVSQVENAAEIGMEHNLGLTCDPIGGLVQVPCIERNAMGSVKAINAVRMALRGDGQHFVSLDKVIRTMRQTGADMKSKYKETARGGLAVNIIEC; translated from the coding sequence ATGTCCCTTAGCGTGTTCGACCTGTTCAAGATTGGCATCGGCCCTTCCAGCTCCCACACCGTCGGCCCGATGCGCGCCGCTGCCCGTTTTGTTGAAGGCCTCAAGCGTGACAACCTGCTTGGCGCCACCACTGGCATCAAGGTCGAACTCTATGGTTCGCTGGGCGCCACCGGCAAAGGTCACGGTAGCGACAAGGCCGTATTGCTGGGCCTGGAAGGCGAACACCCGGACACCGTAAACACTGAAACCGTGGCCACGCGCCTGGCGCAGATGCGCAAGGACGGTCGCTTGAACCTGCTCGGCGAACACAGCATTGCGTTCAACGAGAAAGAACACCTGGCGATGATTCGCAAACCATTGGCCTACCACCCCAACGGCATGATTTTTCGTGCCTTCGACGCCGCCAATATTCAGATCCGCAGCCGCGAGTACTACTCGGTCGGCGGCGGTTTTGTAGTCGACGAAGACGCTGCCGGCGCCGACCGGATTGTCGAAGACGCCACGCCCCTGACCTTTCCCTTCAAACACGCCAAGGACTTGCTCGGGCATTGCACCACTTACGGGCTGTCCATCAGCCAAGTGATGCTGACCAATGAAAGCGCCTGGCGCCCGGAAGCCGAAACCCGTGCCGGCCTACTGAAGATCTGGCAAGTGATGCAGGACTGCGTCGACGCCGGCTGTCGCAACGAAGGGATTTTGCCCGGTGGCTTGAAGGTCAAGCGCCGTGCCGCCGCCCTGCATCGCCAACTGTGCAAGCACCCGGAGTCGGCCCTGCGCGACCCGTTGTCGGTGCTCGATTGGGTCAACCTGTACGCGCTGGCGGTCAATGAAGAAAACGCCAACGGCGGGCGCGTGGTCACGGCGCCCACCAACGGCGCCGCCGGGATCGTGCCGGCGGTGCTGCATTACTACATGCGCTTTATCCCCGGCGCGAACGAAGACGGCGTGGTGCGCTTTCTGCTCACCGCCGCCGCCATCGGCATTTTGTACAAGGAAAACGCGTCGATCTCCGGGGCCGAAGTCGGCTGCCAGGGCGAGGTCGGCGTGGCCTGTTCGATGGCTGCCGGTGCGCTGTGCGAGGTGCTCGGCGGTACGGTTTCGCAAGTGGAAAACGCTGCCGAAATCGGCATGGAACACAACCTCGGCCTCACCTGCGATCCGATTGGCGGGCTGGTGCAGGTGCCCTGCATCGAGCGCAACGCCATGGGCTCGGTCAAGGCGATCAATGCGGTGCGCATGGCCTTGCGCGGCGACGGGCAGCACTTTGTGTCCCTCGACAAGGTAATCCGTACCATGCGCCAGACCGGCGCCGATATGAAAAGCAAATACAAGGAAACCGCCCGTGGCGGTTTAGCAGTCAACATTATCGAGTGCTGA
- the gcvT gene encoding glycine cleavage system aminomethyltransferase GcvT, with the protein MSTETLLKTPLHALHIELGARMVPFAGYDMPVQYPLGVMKEHLHTRDQAGLFDVSHMGQIRLTGANAAKALETLVPVDIIDLPVGMQRYAMFTNDQGGILDDLMVANLGNDELFLVVNAACKDQDLAHLRAHIGDQCSIEPLFEERALLALQGPAAVKVLARLAPEVTKMTFMQFASLRLLGVDCYVSRSGYTGEDGFEISVPAASAESLARSLLAETEVQAIGLGARDSLRLEAGLCLYGHDMNTETTPIEASLLWAISKARRADGARAGGFPGADRIFTQQQTGVGRKRVGLLPQERTPVREGAEIVDEHGSVIGSVCSGGFGPTLGGPLAMGYLDSAFTALDTEVCALVRGKKVPLRVSKMPFVPQRYYRG; encoded by the coding sequence ATGTCCACCGAAACCCTGTTGAAAACCCCGCTGCACGCCCTGCACATCGAGCTCGGCGCGCGCATGGTGCCCTTCGCCGGCTACGACATGCCGGTGCAATACCCGCTGGGCGTGATGAAAGAGCACCTGCACACCCGTGACCAGGCCGGGCTGTTCGACGTGTCCCACATGGGCCAGATCCGCCTCACCGGCGCCAATGCCGCCAAGGCCCTGGAAACCCTGGTGCCGGTCGACATCATCGACCTGCCGGTGGGCATGCAGCGCTACGCCATGTTCACCAATGACCAGGGCGGTATCCTCGACGATCTGATGGTGGCCAACCTGGGTAACGACGAGCTGTTCCTGGTGGTCAACGCCGCCTGCAAGGACCAGGACCTGGCGCACCTGCGCGCCCACATCGGCGACCAGTGCAGCATCGAGCCGCTGTTCGAAGAGCGCGCCTTGCTCGCCCTGCAAGGCCCGGCGGCAGTGAAAGTGCTGGCGCGCCTGGCGCCGGAAGTGACCAAAATGACTTTTATGCAATTCGCCTCCCTGCGCCTGCTGGGGGTGGACTGCTATGTCAGCCGTTCGGGCTACACCGGTGAAGACGGCTTTGAAATCTCCGTACCCGCAGCCAGCGCCGAAAGCCTCGCGCGCAGCCTGCTGGCCGAAACCGAAGTGCAGGCCATCGGCCTGGGCGCCCGCGACTCGCTGCGCCTGGAAGCCGGCCTGTGCCTGTACGGCCACGACATGAACACCGAGACCACGCCGATTGAAGCCAGCCTGCTGTGGGCGATCTCCAAGGCCCGGCGTGCCGACGGCGCGCGTGCCGGTGGCTTCCCGGGTGCCGACCGCATCTTCACCCAGCAGCAAACCGGTGTGGGCCGCAAGCGCGTGGGCCTGTTGCCCCAGGAACGCACGCCGGTACGTGAAGGCGCCGAGATTGTCGACGAACATGGCAGCGTGATCGGCAGCGTGTGCAGCGGAGGCTTTGGCCCAACCTTGGGCGGCCCGCTGGCCATGGGTTACCTGGACAGCGCGTTCACCGCCCTGGACACTGAAGTCTGCGCGTTGGTGCGTGGGAAAAAAGTGCCACTTCGTGTAAGCAAAATGCCATTTGTTCCACAGCGTTACTATCGTGGCTGA
- a CDS encoding cold-shock protein, with protein MADRQSGTVKWFNDEKGFGFITPESGPDLFVHFRAIQGNGFKSLKEGQKVTFVAVQGQKGMQADEVQAEG; from the coding sequence ATGGCTGATCGTCAGAGCGGTACCGTCAAGTGGTTCAACGACGAAAAAGGGTTTGGTTTTATCACTCCAGAAAGCGGTCCGGATCTGTTCGTGCATTTCCGCGCTATTCAGGGCAACGGCTTCAAGAGCCTGAAAGAAGGCCAGAAAGTGACCTTCGTTGCCGTGCAAGGCCAGAAAGGCATGCAGGCTGACGAAGTACAAGCAGAAGGCTGA
- a CDS encoding RDD family protein, protein MSKPLLSPQGEFPAVGLGRRLAAMFYDFLLCTALLIVTAFIYKLVWIACVGEAKMRTLTESGALDGDPLLSTILLFVLFGFFAKFWTHSGQTLGMQVWGVRVQNADGSRISLWQALLRFVVSIASWLCVGLGFIWSLFDKQKRSWHDIYSDSQLVRIPKQKK, encoded by the coding sequence ATGTCCAAACCCCTGCTGAGCCCTCAAGGCGAGTTTCCCGCCGTTGGCCTGGGCCGTCGCCTGGCAGCGATGTTCTATGACTTCCTGCTGTGCACCGCGCTGCTGATCGTCACTGCGTTTATCTACAAACTGGTGTGGATCGCGTGCGTGGGCGAGGCCAAGATGCGCACCCTCACCGAATCCGGCGCACTCGACGGCGACCCGCTGCTGTCGACGATCCTGTTATTTGTGCTGTTTGGGTTTTTCGCCAAGTTCTGGACCCATTCCGGGCAGACCCTGGGTATGCAGGTGTGGGGCGTGCGCGTGCAGAACGCCGATGGGTCGCGCATCAGCCTGTGGCAGGCGCTGCTGCGCTTTGTGGTGTCGATTGCGTCGTGGTTGTGCGTGGGGCTGGGGTTTATCTGGTCGTTGTTTGATAAACAGAAACGCAGCTGGCATGACATCTATTCGGACAGCCAACTGGTGCGGATTCCGAAGCAGAAGAAGTAA
- the nadA gene encoding quinolinate synthase NadA yields the protein MTQISERLLVQAHLDAKQPKALSAEEEASLRAAIAAELKAQDAVLVAHFYCDPVIQALAEETGGCVSDSLEMARFGAAHPAKTVLVAGVRFMGETAKILTPEKRILMPTLEATCSLDLGCPVEEFSAFCDQHPERTVVVYANTSAAVKARADWVVTSSCALEIVESLMDNGETIIWGPDKHLGTYIQRQTGADMLLWDGACIVHEEFKSKQLEDMKALYPDAAILVHPESPTAVIELADAVGSTSQLIAAAQRLPNKTFIVATDRGIFYKMQQLCPDKVFVEAPTAGNGAACRSCAHCPWMAMNTLERTLQCLREGSNEIFVEPSVIPHAVRPLKRMLDFTQAARLKLAGNA from the coding sequence ATGACGCAAATTTCCGAACGCCTATTGGTTCAAGCCCACCTCGACGCCAAGCAGCCCAAGGCCCTCAGCGCCGAAGAAGAGGCGAGCCTGCGTGCCGCCATCGCTGCCGAGCTCAAAGCCCAGGATGCGGTGCTGGTTGCCCACTTCTACTGCGACCCGGTGATTCAGGCCCTGGCCGAAGAAACCGGTGGCTGTGTCTCCGACTCCCTGGAAATGGCTCGTTTCGGCGCAGCCCATCCGGCCAAGACCGTACTGGTGGCCGGTGTACGTTTCATGGGCGAGACGGCGAAGATTCTCACGCCCGAAAAACGCATCCTGATGCCGACCCTGGAAGCCACGTGCTCCCTGGACCTTGGCTGTCCGGTGGAGGAGTTTTCGGCGTTCTGTGACCAGCATCCCGAGCGCACCGTGGTGGTTTATGCCAACACTTCGGCGGCGGTCAAGGCCCGGGCTGATTGGGTGGTGACTTCCAGCTGCGCGTTGGAGATTGTCGAAAGCCTGATGGATAACGGCGAGACGATTATCTGGGGCCCCGACAAACACCTGGGCACTTACATCCAGCGCCAGACCGGTGCCGACATGCTGTTGTGGGACGGTGCCTGCATCGTCCACGAAGAGTTCAAGTCCAAGCAGCTTGAAGACATGAAGGCGCTGTACCCGGATGCCGCGATCCTGGTGCACCCGGAATCGCCGACCGCCGTGATCGAGCTGGCGGACGCCGTGGGTTCTACCAGCCAACTGATCGCCGCGGCGCAGCGCTTGCCGAACAAGACCTTTATCGTGGCCACTGACCGCGGCATCTTCTACAAGATGCAGCAGCTGTGCCCGGACAAGGTCTTCGTCGAGGCGCCTACCGCCGGTAACGGCGCGGCATGCCGCAGTTGCGCGCACTGCCCGTGGATGGCGATGAATACGCTGGAGCGCACGCTGCAGTGCCTGCGTGAGGGCAGCAACGAGATCTTCGTCGAACCTTCGGTGATCCCCCACGCCGTGCGGCCGCTCAAGCGCATGCTGGATTTCACCCAGGCTGCGCGCCTCAAGTTGGCCGGCAACGCCTGA
- a CDS encoding lactate dehydrogenase, which yields MTTLSPISTANTLGIRPAETSPVTPVQNTDVSVARPSSVVSLGNVVSDTLADTYSRRGQLPGQDIVRAWESDSQNALSRAINTNFNSQSTANRLNGLGASLVEQFAKGGTNISQSVLYASADRAENAGEIKTDQSLLHSKADNLVSLSIKTASGKTVTFSLSSQSDGLGVQATVDGGALTDDELKAVGQLGSAFQAAVDGLTAVPPKLDLGNLTRFDSKVLASVDLNAKLKTLQGPDLTLAYHADSQSRTTRMSGPSGELNLAVDLKNAAILGNAQQQAKALKTYLAQFDRVQERGNAKADLMAMFKDAFSAMNSNYPQGAGVPEALTRNPTDQGLLTGLADFKASIKQASESSNPMRPSEVDGFAYNVSQKTRVGGNSALDRSVTQEQQSSLSASFHKSLNGGKNPALGRDVESQNYLYVQVEDKASSSANLAYKDGLLTNAAVSQEASQNTRTQKYVMGKLVDETFVPKEASAKRDYLVLLEYAAKESKKSKDALQESTLKEALENLQASVMLQEDPSALSR from the coding sequence ATGACCACGCTTTCGCCTATCAGCACTGCCAATACACTTGGCATCCGGCCTGCTGAAACGTCGCCCGTTACCCCGGTGCAGAACACCGATGTCAGCGTTGCCCGGCCCTCTTCGGTGGTCAGTTTGGGTAATGTGGTCTCCGATACCCTTGCCGATACCTATTCCCGCCGTGGGCAGTTACCCGGCCAGGACATCGTGCGTGCCTGGGAAAGTGATAGCCAAAACGCCCTCAGCCGGGCGATCAACACCAACTTCAATTCGCAGTCCACGGCCAACCGCCTCAATGGCCTGGGCGCCAGCTTGGTAGAACAATTCGCCAAGGGCGGTACGAACATTTCCCAGTCCGTGCTCTACGCGAGCGCCGACCGCGCGGAAAACGCCGGTGAGATCAAGACCGATCAAAGCCTGTTGCACAGCAAGGCCGATAATCTGGTCAGCCTGAGTATCAAGACCGCCAGCGGCAAGACCGTGACGTTCAGCCTGTCCAGCCAGAGCGATGGCCTGGGCGTGCAGGCCACGGTGGACGGCGGCGCGCTGACCGACGACGAACTCAAGGCCGTCGGGCAGTTGGGCAGTGCCTTCCAGGCGGCGGTGGATGGGCTGACGGCAGTACCGCCGAAGCTCGACCTGGGCAACCTGACCCGGTTCGATAGCAAGGTGTTGGCCTCGGTTGACCTCAACGCCAAGCTCAAGACCCTGCAGGGGCCCGACCTGACACTGGCCTACCATGCCGACAGCCAGAGCCGTACCACCCGCATGAGTGGCCCCAGCGGTGAGCTGAACCTGGCTGTCGACCTGAAAAACGCCGCGATACTGGGTAACGCCCAGCAACAGGCCAAGGCGCTGAAAACCTACTTGGCCCAATTTGATCGGGTGCAGGAGCGTGGCAACGCCAAGGCTGACCTGATGGCTATGTTCAAGGACGCCTTCAGCGCCATGAACAGCAACTACCCACAAGGCGCTGGCGTGCCTGAGGCGTTGACCCGCAACCCCACGGACCAGGGCCTGTTGACCGGCCTGGCGGACTTCAAGGCGTCGATCAAACAGGCGAGTGAGTCGTCCAACCCGATGCGTCCGTCTGAAGTCGACGGCTTTGCCTACAACGTGTCGCAAAAGACCCGCGTCGGTGGCAACAGCGCGTTGGATCGCAGTGTGACCCAAGAGCAGCAATCGAGCCTGTCGGCCAGTTTCCACAAGAGCCTCAACGGCGGGAAAAATCCGGCCTTGGGGCGCGACGTGGAATCGCAGAACTACCTCTACGTGCAAGTTGAGGACAAGGCCAGCAGCTCGGCCAACCTGGCGTACAAAGATGGCCTGCTGACCAACGCTGCGGTCTCCCAGGAAGCCAGCCAGAACACCCGTACGCAGAAGTACGTGATGGGCAAACTGGTGGACGAGACCTTCGTGCCCAAGGAAGCCTCGGCCAAGCGTGATTACCTGGTACTGCTGGAGTACGCGGCCAAGGAGAGCAAGAAGTCCAAGGATGCCCTGCAAGAGTCGACGTTGAAGGAGGCCCTGGAAAACCTGCAGGCGTCGGTGATGCTGCAGGAAGACCCTTCCGCGCTGTCACGCTGA
- the queC gene encoding 7-cyano-7-deazaguanine synthase QueC has protein sequence MDQKRAVILLSGGLDSATVVAMAQAEGYTCYTMSFDYGQRHRAELNAAARVARDMGVAEHKVIGLNLNGIGGSALTDSSIDVPEAPSEGIPVTYVPARNTVFLSLALGWAEVLNARDIFIGVNAVDYSGYPDCRPEFVESFERMANLATKAGVEGQGFRILAPLQNLSKADIVKAGVGLGVDYSLTVSCYQADDDGRACGKCDSCRLRAEGFQAAGITDPTRYF, from the coding sequence ATTGACCAGAAACGCGCGGTAATCCTGCTGTCCGGTGGCCTCGACTCCGCCACCGTGGTGGCGATGGCGCAGGCTGAGGGCTACACCTGCTACACCATGAGTTTCGACTACGGCCAGCGCCATCGCGCCGAGCTGAACGCCGCTGCCCGCGTCGCGCGCGACATGGGCGTCGCCGAGCACAAGGTGATCGGCCTGAATCTCAACGGCATCGGCGGCTCGGCCCTGACCGACAGCAGCATTGATGTGCCCGAGGCACCGAGCGAAGGCATCCCGGTCACTTACGTACCGGCGCGCAACACGGTGTTTCTGTCGCTGGCCTTGGGTTGGGCAGAAGTGCTGAATGCCCGCGATATATTTATCGGCGTCAACGCGGTGGACTATTCCGGCTACCCGGACTGCCGGCCAGAGTTCGTCGAGTCGTTCGAACGCATGGCCAACCTGGCCACCAAGGCCGGTGTAGAAGGGCAGGGCTTCCGCATCCTGGCACCGCTGCAGAACCTCAGCAAAGCCGATATCGTGAAGGCTGGCGTAGGACTTGGCGTGGATTATTCGCTGACTGTTTCCTGCTATCAGGCAGACGATGACGGCCGTGCTTGCGGGAAATGCGACAGCTGCAGACTGCGTGCAGAAGGCTTCCAAGCGGCCGGAATTACTGACCCAACGCGTTATTTCTGA
- the queE gene encoding 7-carboxy-7-deazaguanine synthase QueE has product MQDTLRITEVFYSLQGETRTAGLPTVFVRLTGCPLRCQYCDSAYAFSGGTVRTLEDILEQVAGFRPRYVCVTGGEPLAQPNAIPLLKQLCDAGYEVSLETSGALDISAVDPRVSRVVDLKTPGSKEAHRNRYENMDLLTANDQVKFVICSRDDYDWANSKLIQYGLDRRAGEVLYSPSHHDLNARDLADWVVADNLPVRLQLQLHKYLWNDEPGR; this is encoded by the coding sequence ATGCAAGACACATTACGCATCACCGAAGTTTTTTACTCGTTACAGGGTGAAACGCGAACCGCTGGCCTGCCCACAGTCTTTGTGCGCCTGACCGGCTGCCCTTTGCGTTGCCAATACTGTGACAGCGCCTACGCCTTCAGTGGCGGCACGGTGCGCACCCTCGAAGACATTCTTGAACAGGTTGCCGGTTTTCGGCCGCGCTATGTCTGTGTGACGGGCGGCGAGCCCCTGGCGCAACCCAATGCCATCCCCTTGCTCAAGCAGCTGTGCGATGCCGGTTACGAGGTGTCCCTGGAAACCAGCGGCGCCCTGGATATCTCCGCGGTAGACCCGCGTGTGAGCCGAGTGGTCGACCTCAAGACCCCGGGCTCCAAGGAAGCGCATCGCAACCGCTACGAAAACATGGACCTGCTGACGGCCAACGACCAGGTCAAGTTCGTCATCTGTTCCCGTGACGACTACGACTGGGCCAATTCCAAGCTGATCCAATATGGCCTGGACCGTCGCGCGGGCGAGGTGCTGTACTCCCCAAGCCATCACGACTTGAACGCACGCGACCTGGCCGACTGGGTGGTGGCTGATAACCTGCCAGTGCGCCTGCAGTTGCAGCTGCATAAATACCTTTGGAACGACGAGCCAGGACGCTGA